The following nucleotide sequence is from Triticum dicoccoides isolate Atlit2015 ecotype Zavitan chromosome 7B, WEW_v2.0, whole genome shotgun sequence.
GTAACCTGATGCGACGGCAGCGAGCTCGATCGGGTTTAGGGATTAGGGCTCGCGCTGTGCCCCCCACCTGGAGGCCAATAGGATTAGTGGATGCGAGGTTCTCCCCTTTTTGTCCCCGGTTCCATGTGCAACCGCGATGCTGTTTCCCGGTTCTGATTCTTGCTGCTTGCGCATAAATAGACACGGTTCGGCCGCTCTATAAACATTTAGATGCCGATGTCCCTTTGCAGAGGCTAGGCGGTCCTTGAATCCATCGTTTCCATAGTAGGAGCTGCTCCATGTGATGGTACCTGATTCTTGTATAATGTCCATGACTTTATTTTTGGTATAAGAGACACTTTTTGCCTGACCTTGAAACTAACCTTTGTAATCTTTTACCAAAATGCTCTGTCTTATGATTTCCGAGCCCGTGGAATGACGGTTGTTGTGCGGTCCAATGTCAAAAGCTGTCAAGAAACATATACTCGTTACTTTATAGCTATTCGCTGGTTGTTCTGCCACATGACTTATCTCAGACTCTCGAATACGTGAAGCTAATCGTTCACTGGTCAATACTGTTTTTCTACAGAGCAGAAGTTGCCTTGGATGCTGTGGCTGTGCTAAGCCTGCTCCGATAATAGCGGTCGATGAGCCTTCAAAAGGTTTGAGGATCCAAGGCCGCTCAGTAAGGAAGACAAACTTGTCTGAGGGCTTCTGGAGCACGAGCGCACACGGGATTGGAAACAGCGCGCTACAATCGCAGAGGAGCATGTCTTCAATCAGTACAGCGCCGCAATCCAGCGATCAGCATGGAGCTGGAAGTAGCAGCAACCCAAACGAGTTTGTAAATCAAGGTATACAGCATGCACCTAAGATTAATCTGTGTGCCATGGCACCTGTTCCATTTCCATTCTATTTTTTCATTCCATCGTACTAGTGTGATTTACTGTCAAATAAATGCAAGTGCACAGCTGATTATTGGAGCTCTGTCATCCATGTCCTTATATGCAGGTTTAATTAGAACATGAAATGACTTTCATCCAGAGTTTGTAGCAGCTGTAGTTTTAGACCTACGTGCAAAACCATGCTTACAGTTACTAATGCACACTGGGGCTTCTAACGTCTCTGATTAAAACAGTCTTAGAATTTAGTTGATGTTAATGTTTAAATTATGACCAAGAATAGTTGCCATGAGATGATCCTGCATCTGAACTAACAAAAGTCTCTTCTGTCttattctatttttctttttattctttgcaGTGACACCGTGATGCAAGTTATTGAAAAATTCTAATTATCAGGCTTAGTACTTCTGTAGCCACCAGATTGATATGCAATGGCTTCCATTTACTATTTTGTTAATCTTATGTAAACTTTTATTCTGCCTGTATTTAAAGGTCTTGTGCAGTGGAACCAGACTAGACAACAGTGGGTTGGAAACAAAAAACGCAAATCTCGACTTGAAAAGCCCCGGGAACCAAAGATAAGGTGAGTTATTGTAATTTACTGTTGTACCTGAAATACATGACATGTCTTATTTTTATGGCATTTGGACCAAGAGAATATCCAAATATTATATATTCTTACATTTCCCAATTTCCTTTTGCATATGGAACTAGGGGTACACTTTGTTTCAGTATGCTGAAAGTTAAACTCTATTTTCTCCACCTTTGATATTTTTGCTGATGATACAGTTGGAACACAACGTATGAGAGCCTGCTAGGAAGCAATAAACTATTCTACCAACCAATTCCTCTTGCGGTAAAATCCTATGCTAAATAAATCACAGATTTCCCTCTTTCTCATACTTATTTTAAAATTATAATTTTATTTACAGGAAATGGTAGACTTGCTTGTGGACGTGTGGGAGCAAGAAGGACTATACGGTTAGACATGGAAAAGAACATTTGTTTCAAGTCACGTTATGAGATTATAGATTGTCAAGAGCTCAATGAGCTCTAAGTTGGCAAAAGTGTATATTTGGCGAGCTCAGTTGTGTACTGTGACCTTGAACATACAGTATTATCATCTTAAATTTATTGTAATTTATTATAGAATAGTAATAAGCTGATGGCATTTATTTGAATAAAAATAAGAAAGTCAAACTAAAGGAAGTTTTCATGTCTCATGTAACTAAAATTACCATACAACCACAAATCTTGGCTCGTGATCGTTCCAATGACAAAACATAGCAAAGAGAAATTTCATGGCTGAAATTTGTTGATATCATATAATGATATTTGATAATACAGTTCAGAGGCGAAGCCATGTTTCATTTTCATAATATGATACGACAAAAGTAATGGATTAACACTAAGGAACATCTCAATATATTGAATATAAAATTCTTTCACAATACAATATGAATGAATGGAATGTGTTCACATAAAACATTCTCAATTCAacaacaaaaaaaaatcaaatttaattATGCTTCAGGAATAATGGTTCTTGAGATAAAATCAGGAGACTATGACTGCATAAACTGTAGTCATCATCGTCGTCATTGTCCCAGATGTGTGATGTTGTAGAGTTTAATCTTTTCCATCGTTGTCCTAAAATAACGATCGTTATAAATATTTTACTTAGTTACTTGAAAGAAAATAAGTAGCCACTATGAATTTTGTTCTTACGTTTCAATATCCAGACAAGTGCTGTGTACTGTGTATGCCATTACTGGAAACAGTCTGATGATCATCCCTGGCTGATAATGCAACGTCATCGCAAAAATGTCCATAAAATAATGCATTAAGTGGACCGTTGCTGGGTTGATACTCTGAGTGTGTTGAATCTTCATTCAAAAATGTTGCTTCCGCTGATACATCAGTGGCACAAGGATCTGACGAAAAATATTTATCCTGGAATATGTCTGCATTATGTTTGTTGTCCATGAAAATAGCATCCGAGTCTGCAAAACCAACAAGTTAAGTTTGATCATACACTGCTACATTGAAATAAGATTAATAAACTTACAAATGAATTAAGTTTTATCTAATACTGATATATCAGGAAAATGTTATGCGAACGTTAACGATAGGTTAAGTTGTATCTGATATTGGAAAATTGAAGTAAGATTAAGCAACTTACCAGTAGGTGATTTGTAAGTTCTAAGTTCATTGAAAGAACTGTACTCAAGGGTATTGTCATCAAAGACTGAAGAGTGCGGAATATAAGGGTAAACATGTGAAAATGGAAGTTCTGAGTCAAACTCTCCTTCGAACTTTGTAGGGACCCCAAATCCATGTACCTGAACAAAAGCATTCATTGGATCAGTGTTTTGAGAAGTGAAACAAACATCTATTTTTATCAAAACAATtacaagaaaataaaaaaatgttgtCAACCTGTTCAGGAAGAGTTGATGCGGGACACAAGCTGGTGCTTGTATCATAGCCGGCATATTGGAATGAAGGGAGCTCCATTTTAATGGGCCACGGTATGTTCCCAGAAATAGGGAAATTGCCATCTAATAATGGCGTGCTATTGGAAATGACATTATTAAAAGAAACAATAGACATCTCAGTGTTGAGATCATTGTAAGAGGCCTCCTCAGTCTCATTAGAAAATTGTTCACACTTAGGACTACCACCGTAGTCTGATACTATGCCAGAAGATGCATGACGCTTCAAAGGGTAATTAATGTCATTCATTGGAAGAGAATCTTGAATTGTAAAATTTGGAGTAAGGAAATTGTCTGACTGCTTCTTATAGTCCAATTtctcaaatataatatcatcaaatgCAAGACCATTTCCCTGTGAGAGTTCATTCGGCCGTTTCTTCCCACGTGAATCATCAGGACTATGAGAACCCATCTCTTGATTTGCCAGCCGAGATAACAAACCATCTGGATAAAGACCTAGACCAGCTTTCTGAAGACTCTTTGTTCTGGTGTTCCAAAAATTCTTAATTTCATTATCTGTGCGGCCTTCTAactgaaaaaataataataataataatatataataaTTAGTATGCAATTGTGTATATGAGTAAATTAGTCCAAAGATAGTTAACTAAACAAAAAAAATGTGTCGTGACAGGATATTCTGATTTCGGAAATTGATATAGAAAAAAAATATTAAGCTAACATTaatggaaattaaacaatgtatgccaATGTTACACATACTGAAAAATATAGACAAAACACTAAAAAAACAAATATGGCATCATTGTTGGTGACAAATGACAATGCACGTGACTTACTTATAGGCAAGAAACCTACTTGATAAGAAGCAAAACCAAATAGTTTAAAAATTCACATCTTTTAGGAATGCTAGTTGATCACCAAATTATATTCTATTATGATATAGAAAATAATAATTTCATACTTGCTAACTGAATGTACAGGTAAAGTAAAACATGACTATATTTTTTTTTGCACATGAAAAATAAAACATAACTATATACAAGAGAGTAGAGACAGAAATAACAAATAAGAGAGAATGCTCTAGAACTGTCACCCAAAGAGTCGTATATATAAACCTAATATGAATTCAGCAAGTGTTGTCGACCCCTTCCATCAATATCCTCACAGTAGGCTATAAATAAAAGTTGCtggcatgtattccctccatcccaaaataagtgtctcaagcttagtacaattttgtactaaggttagtacaaagttgagacacttattctgGCAAGGTTAGtaaaaagttgagacacttattttgggacgaagggaataTTTGACATATGTCAAGGACGAGTTAGCAAACCAGGCTGATTCAACAACGAATCACTACGACTTGGTAACACAATCGCATGGATTAGCATCGCACATACCGGCACTTCAGTCCAATAACCACTTTCTTACTTTCCGGCAGCCGCAAAATTTCTTTCAAAAATACTACTACCTCTGTacccaaatataagatgtttttgcagttcaatttggactgcaaaaacgtcttatattttggtactGGGGGAGTATCTATTAGGAGAAAACGACATTAATTCTATATAACCAGGCAAACTGTTTGACCAAGAGCAGTGTTCCCCCAATCCAATCAACCACAGCAAACCATTACCGATCTAAACTAGCAAGAGAAGAGCAATAGATGAAGTGACTACCCGATCGATCTAGAAGCATGTAAGAGCAGAGCGAGCAAACTTACAACGGACGCCATCTTAGCCCACTTGTTCCCGTGCAGCGCATGAAGCTCGATAATCTTCTGCTCCTCCTCCTTGGAGAAGGGACCCTTCTTGAGGTTGGGCCTGAGGTGGTTCGCCCAGCGGAGGCGGCAGCTCTTGCCGCACCGGTTCAGCCCGGCGTTCCTCTGGACCTGATTCCAGTTACCCTCGCCGTGCGCCTCCACGTAGGTCCTCAGGCGCTGGTCCTCATCGGACGTCCACGGCCCTTTCTTCATCGGAGGCCCGCTGGCCACGGCACCGCCGGTCC
It contains:
- the LOC119340379 gene encoding transcription factor GAMYB-like; this encodes MEGKGATLVLPELLKEEVHSPPLSPLSPRSSDDEEIEADDSDGEEEEGGAPVGTGGAVASGPPMKKGPWTSDEDQRLRTYVEAHGEGNWNQVQRNAGLNRCGKSCRLRWANHLRPNLKKGPFSKEEEQKIIELHALHGNKWAKMASVLEGRTDNEIKNFWNTRTKSLQKAGLGLYPDGLLSRLANQEMGSHSPDDSRGKKRPNELSQGNGLAFDDIIFEKLDYKKQSDNFLTPNFTIQDSLPMNDINYPLKRHASSGIVSDYGGSPKCEQFSNETEEASYNDLNTEMSIVSFNNVISNSTPLLDGNFPISGNIPWPIKMELPSFQYAGYDTSTSLCPASTLPEQVHGFGVPTKFEGEFDSELPFSHVYPYIPHSSVFDDNTLEYSSFNELRTYKSPTDSDAIFMDNKHNADIFQDKYFSSDPCATDVSAEATFLNEDSTHSEYQPSNGPLNALFYGHFCDDVALSARDDHQTVSSNGIHSTQHLSGY
- the LOC119340900 gene encoding uncharacterized protein LOC119340900, whose protein sequence is MLLGCRSLSSWVRRLVACMGSCLGCCGCAKPAPIIAVDEPSKGLRIQGRSVRKTNLSEGFWSTSAHGIGNSALQSQRSMSSISTAPQSSDQHGAGSSSNPNEFVNQGLVQWNQTRQQWVGNKKRKSRLEKPREPKISWNTTYESLLGSNKLFYQPIPLAEMVDLLVDVWEQEGLYG